One segment of Haloplanus natans DSM 17983 DNA contains the following:
- a CDS encoding DUF2391 family protein, translated as MVGPRRRFKLADTAQQVVGGFLLAGPFVVTEEVWTLAANMSWLQTLLTVGIVFGIGYGALYKADDRNPEAETEVGGVPLRFVSLVLVSYCSVLTLAIAFGAPGTFIAESGGDRVVGVGGVSVPLETVAVTVKAVSVGAVFSVVGAATADSLF; from the coding sequence ATGGTCGGACCGCGGCGACGGTTCAAATTGGCCGACACCGCCCAGCAGGTCGTGGGTGGGTTCCTGCTCGCCGGACCGTTCGTCGTTACGGAGGAGGTCTGGACGCTGGCCGCGAACATGTCGTGGCTCCAGACGCTGCTGACCGTCGGCATCGTCTTCGGCATCGGGTACGGCGCGCTCTACAAGGCCGACGACCGCAACCCCGAGGCGGAGACGGAGGTCGGGGGCGTGCCACTCCGGTTCGTCTCGCTCGTCCTCGTCTCGTACTGTTCGGTACTCACCCTCGCCATCGCGTTCGGCGCGCCCGGAACCTTCATCGCCGAGTCAGGCGGTGACCGGGTCGTCGGCGTCGGCGGCGTCTCCGTCCCGCTCGAAACCGTCGCGGTGACGGTCAAGGCAGTGAGCGTCGGCGCCGTGTTCAGCGTCGTCGGGGCCGCGACGGCCGACTCGCTGTTCTGA